One segment of Alnus glutinosa chromosome 2, dhAlnGlut1.1, whole genome shotgun sequence DNA contains the following:
- the LOC133861032 gene encoding probable aminotransferase TAT2, with protein sequence MEQGRKKWGFQGNQELNASSISVRGALNQLMANRDKDDQRSTIPLGRADPTMFPSYQTTPSVADAITDAVRSFKFNCYPPTAGIAEGKRAVAEYLSKDVPYKISADDVYLTVGCTQAIEIVVSVLARPGANILLPRPGYPQYEARVGCSCLEARHFDLLPERGWEVDLDSVEALADENTVAMVIINPSNPCGNVFTAQHLKRIAETARKLGIFVISDEVYGHLAFGSNPFVPMGVFGSIVPVVTLGSLSKRWIVPGWRLGWIVTIDPNGIFQQSGFVESLRSYLDITTDPPTFIQGALTRILEQTKEDFFSKILNLMREAVDLLYERIKEIPCLTCPHKPEGSMAVMVKLNLSLLEGVTDDVDFCMKLAKEESVIVLPGITVGLKNWLRISFAVEQSSLDDALVRIKAFYCRHAKKE encoded by the exons ATGGAGCAGGGACGCAAGAAATGGGGTTTCCAGGGGAACCAAGAGCTAAACGCTTCCTCCATCTCCGTCCGAGGTGCTCTCAACCAGCTGATGGCAAATCGTGACAAGGATGATCAACGGTCCACAATCCCTCTCGGCCGTGCTGACCCGACGATGTTTCCCAGCTATCAGACCACCCCTTCAGTAGCGGATGCCATTACTGATGCTGTCCGGTCCTTTAAGTTCAACTGCTACCCTCCCACCGCTGGTATTGCCGAGGGAAAGAG AGCTGTTGCAGAATATCTTTCGAAAGATGTTCCATACAAAATATCAGCAGATGATGTGTATCTCACAGTTGGTTGCACGCAAGCAATAGAAATTGTGGTATCTGTCCTTGCGCGCCCTGGCGCCAACATTCTGCTGCCCAGACCAGGTTACCCGCAATATGAAGCTCGTGTGGGTTGCAGTTGCCTTGAAGCTCGCCACTTCGATCTTCTGCCCGAAAGGGGTTGGGAGGTTGATCTTGATTCTGTCGAAGCTCTTGCGGATGAGAATACAGTGGCTATGGTTATCATCAATCCCAGCAATCCATGTGGGAATGTCTTTACAGCCCAACATTTGAAAAGG ATTGCAGAGACTGCTAGAAAACTTGGGATTTTTGTGATTTCAGATGAAGTTTATGGCCATCTAGCTTTTGGGAGTAATCCATTTGTGCCCATGGGAGTGTTCGGATCGATTGTACCTGTTGTAACACTTGGGTCTTTATCAAAGAGATGGATTGTTCCTGGATGGCGACTTGGTTGGATCGTGACAATTGACCCCAATGGCATCTTTCAACAATCCGGG TTTGTGGAGAGCCTCAGGAGCTATCTCGACATCACCACTGACCCCCCAACCTTCATACAG GGGGCACTTACCCGAATCCTTGAGCAAACGAAGgaggatttcttttcaaaaattcTAAACCTAATGAGAGAAGCGGTAGACCTTTTATATGAGAGAATTAAAGAGATTCCTTGCCTGACTTGTCCACACAAACCAGAAGGGTCCATGGCTGTAATG GTGAAGCTAAATCTATCACTACTTGAAGGCGTTACTGATGATGTGGACTTCTGTATGAAGTTGGCCAAGGAGGAATCCGTGATTGTTCTGCCAG GTATTACCGTTGGACTGAAGAATTGGCTTCGAATTTCTTTTGCCGTTGAGCAGTCTTCGCTTGACGATGCCCTTGTAAGGATAAAAGCCTTCTACTGCAGGCATGCCAAGAAGGAATAA